The proteins below come from a single Rosa rugosa chromosome 2, drRosRugo1.1, whole genome shotgun sequence genomic window:
- the LOC133731627 gene encoding uncharacterized protein LOC133731627, whose product MEQLALNESISARAVDKLHKDALIEANKEKVQRLRLLQLKIFEQQQMQASMFINMDGVGSMDPKMVNYPGFTQSELGKTLYSSDSKKAQSGEKAAAENLQNQISEAAEQTLDVKPSLGVAAGGNKELRLHFNKTT is encoded by the exons ATGGAGCAACTTGCCTTGAACGAATCAATATCTGCTCGCGCAGTTGACAAGTTACATAAAGATG CTCTAATtgaagcaaacaaagaaaaggtgCAGAGATTGAGGCTACTGCAATTGAAGATATTTGAACAGCAGCAAATGCAGGCAAGCATGTTTATTAATATGGATGGTGTAGGGTCAATGGACCCGAAGATGGTGAACTATCCAGGTTTCACTCAATCTGAGCTGGGAAAGACGTTATATAGTTCAGACTCAAAAAAAG CACAAAGTGGAGAAAAGGCAGCAGCAGAGAATTTGCAGAACCAGATCAGTGAGGCAGCTGAACAAACGCTCGATGTGAAACCGAGCTTGGGAGTGGCTGCAGGAGGAAATAAGGAACTGAGGCTGCACTTCAATAAAACTACATAA